In Carya illinoinensis cultivar Pawnee chromosome 9, C.illinoinensisPawnee_v1, whole genome shotgun sequence, the following are encoded in one genomic region:
- the LOC122277121 gene encoding uncharacterized mitochondrial protein AtMg00310-like translates to MAIPTYTMSCFKLPATLCSELELLMANLLWGQNQEEQKIRWVGWKRMCKTKELGGLGFKDLKIFNQALLANQAWRIMTDETTLLHKLYKARYFPSSNFHNSRLGSTPSYVWRGTWESKDDMLRGCRWRVGDGKSIKVWTDHWIPGDRVLQQLTQENIDETLMVEDLIDENTRWWNIEKVRRLLPPAAAGSVLKILISNEVRLDCFIWDNEKDGVFSVKSAYDYFQKLDRQEGECSNADNYSKFWTKLWKLKLPNKIKIFAWRACKNGLPTRANLKGRFIINET, encoded by the coding sequence ATGGCCATCCCTACTTATACCATGAGTTGTTTCAagttaccagctactctttgtAGTGAGTTGGAACTATTAATGGCAAATTTGTTGTGGGGCCAGAATCAGGAGGAACAGAAAATTAGATGGGTAGGATGGAAGAGAATGTGTAAGACAAAGGAGTTAGGAGGGCTGGGTTTTAAAGACTTGAAAATTTTTAACCAAGCTCTTCTTGCAAACCAAGCTTGGAGGATCATGACAGATGAGACTACACTTCTTCATAAGTTGTATAAAGCAAGATATTTCCCTTCCTCTAATTTTCATAACTCAAGGCTGGGATCTACACCTTCATATGTTTGGAGGGGTACATGGGAATCAAAAGATGACATGCTGAGGGGTTGCAGATGGAGAGTTGGGGATGGTAAGTCAATAAAGGTTTGGACAGATCATTGGATACCTGGAGATAGAGTGTTGCAACAATTGACACAAGAAAATATTGATGAGACACTTATGGTTGAAGACCTTATAGATGAGAACACAAGATGGTGGAATatagaaaaggtgagaaggCTGTTACCACCTGCTGCAGCAGGATCtgtgttgaaaattttgattagtAATGAGGTGAGGCTTGATTGTTTTATATGGGATAATGAGAAGGATGGGGTGTTTAGTGTAAAAAGTGCATATGACTACTTTCAGAAGTTGGACAGACAAGAGGGGGAGTGTTCAAATGCTGATAATTATAGCAAGTTCTGGACAAAGTTATGGAAGCTGAAACTacctaataaaataaagatcttTGCTTGGAGAGCTTGCAAGAATGGTCTCCCAACCCGTGCCAATCTTAAGGGGAGGTTTATTATTAATGAAACTTAG
- the LOC122277122 gene encoding uncharacterized protein LOC122277122: MAIDKALSITVEYKEVRDVRHLRKTKYSCWQPPSLGVLKLHVDGAIFEDQDRASVGMLLRNDRGVVLFSTSKKENGVNDPMGVKLLAILRGLQLCIPMGILDLVIESDSLMLVGELNNISESRSAWGHLVHEVKELMKRIPRCLVQHKGRYGK; encoded by the coding sequence ATGGCTATTGATAAAGCTTTATCTATTACAGTTGAATATAAAGAGGTGAGAGATGTGAGGCATCTGAGGAAAACAAAATACTCTTGTTGGCAACCTCCATCTTTAGGTGTTTTGAAGCTCCATGTGGATGGGGCAATTTTTGAAGATCAGGATAGAGCTAGTGTAGGAATGCTGTTGAGGAATGATAGAGGAGTGGTCTTGTTTTCTACaagcaaaaaggaaaatgggGTGAATGATCCTATGGGGGTGAAGTTGTTAGCAATATTGAGAGGTCTACAACTATGCATTCCAATGGGCATTCTAGACTTGGTTATTGAAAGTGACTCTTTAATGCTGGTAGGGGAATTAAACAATATTTCGGAGTCAAGGTCAGCTTGGGGCCATTTAGTTCATGAGGTGAAAGAGTTGATGAAGAGAATACCAAGATGTTTAGTTCAACATAAAGGGCGTTATGGCAAATGA